One genomic segment of Occultella kanbiaonis includes these proteins:
- the mraY gene encoding phospho-N-acetylmuramoyl-pentapeptide-transferase: MITLLVGGGLSLAFTLFLTPLFIRLFTWLGWGQFIRADGPQSHHIKRGTPTMGGIIFILGSVIGYLLAHLITSQAVTLSGLLVIYLMVGLGLVGFVDDFLKTRRQRSLGLGGWSKIAGMVLVAAGFAALALNFPDANGLTPASTMISFVRDVGWLDLAVFGTVVGGILFAIWVTLIIVSAGNAVNVVDGLDGLATGASIFSLSAYIVIGFWQFNQWCYKSNLDDVVEGKCYEVRDPLDLAIIAAAIAGALFGFLWWNTHPAQIIMGDTGSLGLGGALAALAILSRTELLLVLIGGLFLTVTGSVIIQRVWFKVTKWRYGQGRRVFLMSPLHHHFELKGWAEVTVVVRFWLIAALFVAVGVGLFYLEWLNQ; the protein is encoded by the coding sequence GTGATCACCCTGCTGGTCGGGGGTGGCCTCTCCCTGGCCTTCACGCTCTTCCTGACCCCGCTGTTCATCAGGCTCTTCACCTGGTTGGGCTGGGGTCAGTTCATCCGAGCCGATGGACCGCAGTCGCACCACATCAAGCGAGGCACGCCCACGATGGGCGGCATCATCTTCATCCTCGGATCGGTGATCGGATACCTCCTCGCGCACCTGATCACCAGCCAGGCCGTCACGCTCTCCGGGCTGCTCGTCATCTACCTCATGGTGGGACTCGGCCTCGTGGGGTTCGTCGACGACTTCCTCAAGACGCGACGGCAGCGCAGCCTCGGCCTCGGCGGCTGGTCGAAGATCGCCGGCATGGTGCTGGTGGCGGCCGGCTTCGCCGCACTCGCGCTGAACTTCCCCGACGCGAACGGGCTGACACCCGCATCGACGATGATCTCGTTCGTTCGCGATGTCGGCTGGCTGGACCTCGCGGTCTTCGGCACCGTGGTCGGCGGCATCCTGTTCGCCATCTGGGTGACCCTGATCATCGTGAGCGCGGGCAACGCAGTCAACGTGGTCGACGGCCTGGACGGTCTCGCGACCGGAGCCTCGATCTTCTCGCTCTCGGCCTACATCGTCATCGGCTTCTGGCAGTTCAACCAGTGGTGCTACAAGAGCAATCTCGATGACGTCGTCGAGGGCAAGTGCTACGAGGTGCGAGATCCGCTCGACCTCGCGATCATCGCCGCTGCGATCGCCGGCGCGCTGTTCGGCTTCCTGTGGTGGAACACGCACCCCGCGCAGATCATCATGGGCGACACTGGCTCGCTCGGGCTCGGCGGCGCCCTCGCGGCGCTCGCGATCCTCAGCCGCACCGAACTGCTGCTCGTGCTCATCGGCGGCCTGTTCCTCACCGTGACAGGCTCGGTCATCATCCAGCGGGTCTGGTTCAAGGTCACGAAATGGCGGTACGGCCAGGGTCGACGCGTCTTCCTGATGAGTCCGTTGCACCATCACTTCGAGCTCAAGGGCTGGGCCGAGGTCACCGTCGTCGTGCGGTTCTGGCTGATCGCGGCGCTCTTCGTCGCGGTCGGCGTCGGACTGTTCTACCTCGAGTGGCTCAACCAGTAG
- a CDS encoding discoidin domain-containing protein: MALHTRTRRGLAVVLGAVLTFGLAVTPQPAHAADIDIFDVDPNLPDGLVNLAEGKPAASSSSYEMSNEGWATSFVNDGRIGTATLPYGWTTNPIGNTATATTPAWVQLDLLAESTIASVALWPRMDGANDGQNFPVDYQVQVSDDASTWTTVATSTANTAVGAAQVLELDAAEGRYIRVLATRRAEPAGRDGYLVQLAEFAVYGTSSGVLVELDKPALELLPGDTDQLTPRRNGVPTDPGAFTWTSADPSVAGVDAAGLVTGVALGSTTVSATGDGGATVTIPVTVIAERVDTDAEFMISAFWPPTAQHTTAEQYDYLADAGVDYVQNVDSTDLQGRAINLQMATLAAERGMLVGVSDPRLNESLSLTDQEIRDIVAEYENVPGVGGFYLRDEPYNANAYGRVHQAVKDEADWLYPYLNFLPMFAYPDRATYQSQVDDFAELALTDELDYLMYDRYPFGDAANSLDYASMLDNMDAMRVEGLENDVPTGLYIQSIGRVDANGNPAGFRRTNAAEIRYEVNAALAYGYTQLSYFTWFTPTGRPETFTDAIIAPDGTPTDLYQPVSDLNAEVHALGPTLMDLDAAEVYLHGPDLFGQAAIPDGFIARFADDDNVIVSRMVDSETGRQYLMVVNNDFTSEQQVELRLRGGVRDLEVISREDGSSQPLFARNGRFALDLAAGDAVLLALPDDLRYMAPAPAVPLNLAANADVTAASSEGANGWYMDKLTDGERFSTPSSQGWRATEIVEGEPSTLTLDLRAERRFNRVDLYPAGGVFGYGLAFPETATVQVSTDGLQWRTVAEADLEPPTASVPVPSLTFRSVRAQYVRMVIGEHSTRTGAAALELAEIEVYSDDGSLPAPEAFDDTVPETPWYEGKDLAQARPVGVSSSTEAAQWGWSSTFVNDGQFGPTATTNGWTSQVGTNTSPTDSEWVAVYLGGPYAVEEVVIHPRNAATDQANAGRGFPTDYRIETSVDGVTWTVVAEVADDVAVSAEPRTITLETPTTAAYLRVVGTELKLAQPAADGYLMQLGEVQVYGTPA; this comes from the coding sequence ATGGCACTTCACACCCGGACAAGACGTGGCCTCGCCGTGGTTCTCGGTGCGGTCCTGACCTTCGGTCTCGCCGTCACGCCCCAGCCGGCACACGCGGCGGACATCGACATCTTCGACGTGGACCCGAACCTTCCGGACGGCCTGGTGAATCTCGCCGAGGGCAAGCCCGCCGCGTCCTCCTCCTCGTACGAGATGTCGAACGAGGGCTGGGCCACGTCCTTCGTCAACGATGGCCGGATCGGCACCGCCACCCTGCCCTACGGCTGGACCACGAACCCGATCGGCAACACGGCAACGGCGACCACGCCGGCGTGGGTGCAGCTGGACCTCCTCGCGGAGAGCACCATCGCCAGCGTGGCGCTGTGGCCGCGGATGGACGGGGCGAACGACGGTCAGAACTTCCCCGTGGACTACCAGGTGCAGGTCTCCGACGACGCGAGCACCTGGACGACCGTCGCCACCAGCACCGCGAACACCGCGGTCGGCGCCGCCCAGGTCCTCGAGCTCGACGCCGCCGAGGGCCGGTACATCCGGGTTCTCGCCACTCGCCGTGCCGAGCCCGCGGGCCGTGACGGCTACCTGGTCCAGCTGGCCGAGTTCGCGGTGTACGGCACCAGCTCGGGCGTGCTCGTCGAACTCGACAAGCCGGCCCTCGAACTGCTCCCGGGCGACACCGACCAGCTGACTCCTCGCCGCAACGGCGTTCCCACGGACCCGGGCGCCTTCACGTGGACCTCGGCGGATCCGTCCGTGGCGGGCGTCGACGCCGCCGGGCTGGTCACTGGGGTGGCCCTCGGCTCCACCACCGTCTCCGCGACCGGCGACGGCGGGGCGACGGTGACCATCCCGGTCACCGTCATCGCCGAGCGGGTCGACACCGATGCCGAGTTCATGATCTCGGCGTTCTGGCCGCCGACCGCGCAGCACACGACGGCGGAGCAGTACGACTACCTCGCCGACGCCGGTGTCGACTACGTCCAGAACGTCGACTCCACCGACCTGCAGGGCCGGGCGATCAACCTGCAGATGGCCACCCTGGCCGCCGAGCGCGGCATGCTCGTGGGGGTCTCGGACCCCCGGCTCAACGAGTCCCTGTCCCTGACCGATCAGGAGATCCGCGACATCGTCGCCGAGTACGAGAACGTGCCCGGCGTGGGTGGCTTCTATCTACGGGACGAGCCGTACAACGCGAACGCCTACGGCCGCGTGCACCAGGCCGTCAAGGATGAGGCGGACTGGCTCTACCCGTACCTCAACTTCCTGCCGATGTTCGCCTACCCGGACCGCGCCACCTACCAGAGCCAGGTCGACGACTTCGCCGAACTGGCACTCACCGACGAGCTCGACTACCTGATGTACGACCGGTACCCGTTCGGTGACGCCGCGAACTCGTTGGACTACGCCTCGATGCTGGACAACATGGACGCCATGCGCGTCGAGGGACTCGAGAACGACGTGCCCACCGGGCTGTACATCCAGTCCATCGGACGGGTCGACGCGAACGGCAATCCGGCCGGGTTCCGGCGCACGAACGCCGCGGAGATCCGGTACGAGGTGAACGCGGCGCTCGCCTACGGCTACACGCAGCTGTCCTACTTCACGTGGTTCACCCCCACCGGGCGGCCGGAGACGTTCACCGACGCGATCATCGCGCCGGACGGCACACCCACCGATCTGTACCAGCCGGTCAGCGACCTGAACGCCGAGGTGCACGCCCTCGGACCCACCCTGATGGACCTGGACGCCGCAGAGGTCTACCTGCACGGACCCGACCTGTTCGGGCAGGCGGCGATCCCGGACGGATTCATCGCTCGCTTCGCCGACGACGACAACGTGATCGTCTCCCGCATGGTCGACTCCGAGACGGGGCGCCAGTACCTCATGGTGGTGAACAACGACTTCACCAGCGAGCAGCAGGTCGAGCTGCGCCTGCGCGGTGGGGTTCGCGACCTGGAGGTCATCAGCCGCGAGGACGGATCGTCCCAGCCGCTGTTCGCCAGGAACGGCAGGTTCGCCCTCGACCTCGCAGCGGGGGACGCCGTGCTGCTCGCACTGCCGGATGACCTCCGCTACATGGCTCCGGCCCCAGCCGTGCCGCTGAATCTGGCCGCGAACGCGGATGTGACCGCAGCCTCCTCCGAAGGGGCGAACGGTTGGTACATGGACAAGCTCACCGACGGTGAGCGCTTCTCGACCCCGAGCAGCCAAGGCTGGCGCGCCACCGAGATCGTCGAGGGCGAACCCAGCACGCTCACGCTGGACCTGCGCGCGGAGCGCCGGTTCAACCGCGTGGACCTGTACCCGGCCGGGGGCGTGTTCGGCTACGGCCTGGCGTTCCCGGAGACGGCGACCGTCCAGGTCTCCACCGATGGGCTTCAGTGGCGGACGGTGGCCGAGGCGGACCTCGAACCACCGACGGCGTCCGTGCCGGTGCCGAGCCTCACGTTCCGTTCGGTGCGCGCCCAGTATGTGCGGATGGTCATCGGCGAGCACAGCACCCGGACCGGTGCGGCCGCACTCGAGCTCGCCGAGATCGAGGTCTACTCCGACGACGGTTCGTTGCCCGCCCCCGAGGCCTTCGACGACACCGTCCCGGAGACCCCTTGGTATGAGGGCAAGGACCTGGCGCAGGCGCGCCCCGTGGGGGTATCCAGCTCGACCGAGGCCGCACAGTGGGGCTGGTCCAGCACATTCGTGAACGACGGTCAGTTCGGTCCGACCGCCACCACGAACGGCTGGACGTCGCAGGTCGGCACGAACACCTCGCCCACCGACTCCGAATGGGTGGCCGTCTACCTCGGCGGGCCGTACGCCGTCGAGGAGGTCGTGATCCACCCGCGCAACGCCGCTACGGACCAGGCGAACGCCGGCCGCGGGTTCCCGACCGACTACCGGATCGAGACGTCCGTGGACGGCGTCACCTGGACCGTGGTCGCCGAGGTGGCCGATGACGTCGCGGTCAGCGCCGAACCGCGCACCATCACCCTCGAGACGCCCACCACCGCGGCCTACCTGCGGGTCGTGGGCACCGAGCTGAAACTCGCGCAGCCCGCGGCTGACGGCTACCTGATGCAGCTCGGGGAGGTCCAGGTCTACGGAACGCCCGCCTGA
- a CDS encoding macrolide 2'-phosphotransferase, giving the protein MPADNPTSPASIAALAARHGLTIEPGSVRLNEAGLDFRVAYATTPDGVAWVLRIPRRGDMAASIARESAVLAVARRHLPVAVPDWRIAGEDLIAYPQLPGSPGLTLDDAGEPVWHMDVASATYAVEIGRLLAALHAIPIAEAGAAGIETPGPEGVRAERRAEYERVAAEFAIATELRSRWERWLADDSLWPTWTVFSHGELYQAHVLLDPDERITGVLDWTTGGVGDPARDLMLQQMTAPPETFDLTLETYREAGGRTWPRLAEQCTELHAFGPVGYGLFALTTGRPEHREAAQALLDPPD; this is encoded by the coding sequence ATGCCCGCCGACAACCCCACCAGCCCGGCGTCGATCGCGGCGCTCGCAGCCAGGCACGGCCTGACGATCGAACCCGGATCGGTTCGCCTCAACGAGGCCGGGCTGGACTTCCGGGTCGCCTACGCGACCACGCCCGACGGCGTCGCCTGGGTTCTGCGGATCCCGCGCCGCGGCGACATGGCCGCGTCGATCGCCCGCGAGTCCGCGGTCCTGGCGGTGGCGCGGCGGCACCTGCCCGTCGCGGTGCCGGACTGGCGGATCGCGGGCGAGGACCTGATCGCCTACCCGCAGCTGCCCGGCTCGCCCGGCCTCACCCTCGACGACGCCGGGGAGCCGGTGTGGCACATGGACGTGGCGTCGGCGACCTACGCCGTCGAGATCGGACGGCTGCTGGCCGCGCTGCACGCGATCCCCATCGCCGAGGCCGGAGCGGCCGGGATCGAGACGCCCGGCCCGGAGGGGGTCCGGGCCGAGCGTCGCGCGGAGTACGAACGGGTGGCGGCCGAGTTCGCAATCGCCACCGAACTACGCAGCAGGTGGGAGCGGTGGCTCGCCGACGACTCGCTCTGGCCCACCTGGACCGTGTTCAGCCACGGCGAGCTGTACCAGGCTCACGTGCTGCTGGACCCGGACGAGCGGATCACCGGCGTGCTGGACTGGACGACGGGCGGCGTCGGCGACCCGGCCCGTGATCTGATGCTGCAGCAGATGACGGCCCCGCCGGAGACCTTCGACCTCACGCTCGAGACCTACCGGGAGGCGGGCGGGCGGACCTGGCCGCGGCTCGCCGAGCAGTGCACGGAGCTGCACGCGTTCGGGCCCGTCGGGTACGGCCTGTTCGCACTGACCACCGGCCGTCCCGAGCACCGCGAGGCGGCACAGGCGCTGCTCGATCCGCCGGATTAG
- a CDS encoding DNA-binding response regulator, giving the protein MQTGEAVTLVHGEEELLARTRHLFETATDVACAANDLGTWTMRQEPEWLDTAALSRRGEVRVRKIFRPGMLLDPVSAQQVATARDRHRAQIRITTEDINETIIFDRRLAILAGDVRAGRRSYSVITQPEVVQGVTSLFEAAWVSATDLALYDARIAEVRELAPRVLDLLAQGAKDESAARILGLGVRTYRRRVAELMDALGAESRFQAGVRARELGLV; this is encoded by the coding sequence ATGCAGACCGGTGAGGCCGTCACGCTCGTACACGGCGAGGAGGAGTTGCTCGCCCGGACGAGGCATCTGTTCGAGACGGCGACCGACGTGGCATGCGCGGCGAACGACCTCGGCACCTGGACGATGAGGCAGGAGCCGGAGTGGCTCGACACCGCGGCACTGTCGCGGCGGGGCGAGGTCCGGGTCCGCAAGATCTTCCGGCCCGGGATGCTGCTCGACCCGGTGTCCGCGCAGCAGGTGGCCACGGCCCGGGACCGGCACCGTGCCCAGATCCGCATCACCACCGAGGACATCAACGAGACCATCATCTTCGACAGGCGGCTCGCGATCCTCGCCGGTGACGTCAGGGCCGGCCGGCGCAGCTACAGCGTGATCACCCAGCCCGAGGTGGTGCAGGGCGTCACGTCACTGTTCGAGGCCGCCTGGGTTTCCGCGACGGATCTCGCTCTCTACGACGCCCGGATCGCCGAGGTACGCGAACTCGCTCCCCGGGTGCTCGACCTCCTCGCGCAGGGGGCCAAGGACGAGTCCGCGGCCAGGATCCTCGGGCTCGGCGTGCGGACCTATCGGCGAAGGGTGGCCGAACTCATGGACGCCCTCGGCGCGGAGTCCCGGTTCCAGGCGGGCGTGCGGGCACGGGAACTGGGTCTCGTCTGA
- a CDS encoding DUF4287 domain-containing protein: MSFQAYLDTIEDKTGHTPRELLAIAEAKGITAGSKAGDVVTWLADDYGLGRGHSMALWHVIKNGPQISSKHVDTTGTHRDASDTLWLDGKATRPTPA, translated from the coding sequence ATGTCCTTCCAGGCCTACCTCGACACCATCGAGGACAAGACCGGGCACACCCCGCGCGAACTTCTCGCGATCGCCGAGGCGAAGGGCATCACCGCGGGTTCGAAGGCCGGTGACGTCGTCACCTGGCTGGCCGACGACTACGGCCTTGGCCGTGGGCACTCGATGGCCCTGTGGCACGTGATCAAGAACGGGCCGCAGATCAGCAGCAAGCACGTCGACACCACCGGGACCCACCGGGACGCGTCCGACACCCTCTGGCTGGACGGGAAGGCGACGCGGCCCACACCGGCCTGA
- a CDS encoding RNA polymerase sigma factor gives MTDEDRFDRLYEAHRPDLERFVRRRMPPAQVEDIVAETFLVAWRRLDDVPGEPRPWLFGIARNLMLRSMRSSGRWHALQVRLAAQPRVLSEDLASSVATRTDLARAWAKLSAGEQEVLALVAWDGLTTNEAAAVLGCQVGTFRMRLMRTRRHLLHILDRLPPVEARPTRPVTNGALS, from the coding sequence ATGACCGACGAAGACCGGTTCGATCGTCTCTACGAGGCGCATCGGCCCGACCTGGAGAGGTTCGTCCGCCGACGGATGCCACCGGCGCAGGTCGAGGACATCGTGGCCGAGACCTTCCTGGTGGCCTGGCGGCGCCTCGACGACGTACCCGGCGAGCCACGGCCGTGGCTCTTCGGGATCGCCCGCAACCTCATGCTCCGCAGCATGCGCTCGTCGGGCCGGTGGCACGCCCTGCAGGTACGGCTCGCGGCACAACCCCGAGTGCTGTCCGAGGACCTCGCCAGCAGTGTCGCCACGCGGACCGACCTCGCTCGCGCCTGGGCGAAACTCAGCGCGGGCGAGCAGGAGGTCCTCGCCCTGGTGGCCTGGGACGGGCTGACCACCAACGAGGCCGCAGCGGTCCTCGGCTGCCAGGTCGGCACGTTCCGGATGCGCCTGATGCGGACCCGGCGGCACCTCCTGCACATCCTCGACCGGCTGCCGCCCGTCGAGGCACGACCCACACGGCCAGTCACCAACGGAGCCCTCTCATGA
- a CDS encoding LLM class F420-dependent oxidoreductase, with amino-acid sequence MRYGFHTGYWAAGPPAGAAEAVLAADRFGFDSVWTAESYGSDALTPLAWWGAATSRVRLGTGIMQMSARTPTATAMAALTMDHLSGGRFVLGIGASGPQVVEGWYGQPYPKPLARTREYLDIVRQVLRREGPVTYAGTHYRLPVDGGTGQGKALRSTVHPLRADLPIHLAAQGPRNTALAAEVADGWLPAFVSPKLDATYREHLADGFAARSPELTPSESFEVCASVPVALGRDLESAADHIRPHLALYIGGMGSATTNFHRDAIERLGYTQECAEVQRRYAAGDKAGAAAAIPLELVLDVALVGPPAAIREQLAAWESSVVTTLILQTDPRLLPALAEVLGLTGD; translated from the coding sequence ATGCGCTACGGATTCCACACCGGGTACTGGGCCGCCGGACCGCCGGCCGGAGCCGCCGAAGCGGTCCTTGCCGCCGACAGGTTCGGCTTCGACTCCGTCTGGACGGCCGAGTCCTACGGCTCGGACGCATTGACCCCGCTCGCCTGGTGGGGCGCAGCGACGAGCAGGGTCCGGCTCGGGACCGGCATCATGCAGATGTCCGCCCGCACCCCGACGGCGACGGCGATGGCGGCGCTGACCATGGACCACCTCTCCGGCGGCCGGTTCGTGCTCGGCATCGGCGCATCCGGACCGCAGGTCGTGGAGGGTTGGTACGGCCAGCCGTACCCCAAGCCGCTCGCCCGCACCCGGGAGTACCTGGACATCGTCCGGCAGGTGCTGCGCCGGGAGGGCCCGGTCACCTACGCCGGTACGCACTACCGACTGCCGGTCGACGGCGGAACCGGGCAGGGCAAGGCGCTGCGGTCCACGGTCCACCCGTTGCGAGCCGATCTGCCGATCCACCTCGCCGCACAGGGGCCGAGGAACACCGCGCTCGCCGCGGAGGTCGCTGATGGCTGGCTGCCCGCGTTCGTGTCACCGAAGCTGGACGCGACCTACCGCGAGCACCTCGCGGACGGGTTCGCGGCCCGCTCACCCGAGCTGACGCCGTCGGAGTCCTTCGAGGTGTGCGCGAGCGTGCCGGTGGCCCTCGGACGTGACCTCGAGAGCGCCGCGGACCACATCCGCCCGCACCTGGCCCTCTACATCGGCGGGATGGGCTCGGCGACCACGAACTTCCACCGGGACGCGATCGAGCGGCTCGGCTACACGCAGGAGTGCGCGGAGGTGCAGCGCCGGTACGCAGCCGGGGACAAGGCCGGCGCCGCGGCCGCGATCCCGCTCGAGCTGGTCCTCGACGTTGCGCTGGTGGGCCCGCCCGCCGCGATCCGCGAGCAGCTGGCGGCCTGGGAGTCGAGCGTGGTCACCACGCTGATCCTGCAGACCGATCCACGGCTGCTACCCGCGTTGGCCGAGGTGCTGGGACTCACTGGGGACTGA
- a CDS encoding MFS transporter, translating into MSDEARTEAAPEATQPAVTRSERLDRLPFTRLHGKLLGGSGIGWALDAMDVGLISFILAALATEWNLSQAQVSWVASVGFVGMAIGASVGGLLADRIGRRQVFALTLLVYGLATGASALAGGLAALIVLRFIVGLGLGSELPVASTLVSEYAPRKIRGRVVVILEAFWAVGWIAAALIGYFVVPLENGWRWAFLIGMVPAAYALVVRRALPESVRFLERKGRTDEAETAVRRFEEAAGVAAVPSPPAEPEPAPPHWRELWTARFRRRTLALWVAWFGVNFAYYGAFIWLPSLLVAQGFTLVKSFEYTLIITLAQIPGYALAAFLIEKWGRRATLATFLAGSAVAAVLFGQADTVAGIIAAGMALSAFNLGAWGALYAVTPEVYPTALRGTGAGAAAAFGRIASIVAPLCVPVLIATGGSPLAFGVFGVAFVVAMVGSLFLPDLTGVALEET; encoded by the coding sequence ATGTCCGACGAAGCCCGCACCGAGGCCGCACCCGAAGCCACCCAACCAGCCGTGACCCGATCCGAGCGTCTGGACCGGCTCCCGTTCACCCGGCTGCACGGCAAGCTGCTCGGTGGCTCCGGCATCGGCTGGGCCCTTGACGCCATGGACGTCGGGCTCATCTCCTTCATCCTGGCCGCGCTCGCCACCGAGTGGAACCTGAGCCAGGCGCAGGTCTCCTGGGTCGCGTCGGTCGGGTTCGTCGGCATGGCGATCGGCGCGAGCGTCGGCGGGCTGCTCGCCGACCGGATCGGCCGCCGGCAGGTGTTCGCCCTGACCCTGCTCGTCTACGGCCTCGCCACCGGCGCGTCCGCGCTCGCCGGCGGCCTCGCCGCACTGATCGTGCTGCGCTTCATCGTCGGATTGGGTCTGGGCTCGGAGCTTCCAGTCGCGTCCACCCTGGTCAGCGAGTACGCCCCGAGGAAGATCCGCGGCCGGGTCGTGGTGATCCTCGAGGCGTTCTGGGCGGTGGGCTGGATCGCCGCCGCACTGATCGGGTACTTCGTGGTGCCGCTGGAGAACGGGTGGCGCTGGGCGTTCCTGATCGGGATGGTCCCGGCCGCGTACGCCCTCGTCGTGCGCCGCGCCCTGCCCGAGTCGGTCCGGTTCCTCGAGCGCAAGGGCCGCACCGACGAGGCCGAGACCGCCGTGCGCCGGTTCGAGGAGGCCGCGGGCGTCGCGGCGGTGCCGTCGCCGCCCGCAGAGCCCGAACCTGCCCCGCCGCACTGGCGTGAGCTCTGGACCGCCCGGTTCCGCCGCCGCACGCTCGCCCTCTGGGTGGCCTGGTTCGGCGTGAACTTCGCCTACTACGGGGCGTTCATCTGGCTGCCGTCACTCCTGGTGGCGCAGGGCTTCACGCTCGTAAAGTCCTTCGAGTACACGCTGATCATCACCCTGGCGCAGATCCCGGGGTATGCCCTCGCCGCGTTCCTGATCGAGAAGTGGGGACGACGCGCCACTCTCGCCACCTTCCTCGCCGGCTCGGCGGTCGCCGCGGTGCTGTTCGGCCAGGCGGACACGGTCGCCGGGATCATCGCGGCCGGCATGGCGTTGTCCGCGTTCAACCTCGGTGCGTGGGGTGCCCTGTACGCCGTCACGCCCGAGGTCTACCCGACGGCGCTGCGCGGCACGGGTGCGGGCGCCGCCGCAGCCTTCGGACGGATCGCGTCGATCGTGGCGCCGCTGTGCGTGCCGGTGCTGATCGCCACCGGTGGCTCACCGCTCGCGTTCGGGGTGTTCGGGGTCGCGTTCGTGGTGGCGATGGTGGGTTCATTGTTCCTGCCGGACCTGACCGGCGTCGCGCTCGAGGAGACCTGA
- a CDS encoding oxidoreductase, which translates to MTTNTAAPNTAIPSAPHAAAAGTWQLGDRTINRIGLGAMRLTGMPWDPAPRDRDGAIAVLRRAVELGVNHIDTSAFYFVPTRSANELIGAALQPYPDDLVITTKVGASRSRDGGFEPYARPEQLRGQVEENIRELGLDHLDVVNLRWGSGMTTEAGPVADHVGALAELRDAGLIRHLGISNITAEQLTEALTVSPIVCVQNQYGLTNRADDALLTLCGELGIAFVPFFAVAAVVPGTSPHDAADETGTAQIAAVAAAHGATAAQVRLAWTLHRGPHVLAIPGTGNVAHLEENVAAGALELSESELALLDGITGGSA; encoded by the coding sequence ATGACCACGAACACCGCAGCCCCGAACACCGCGATCCCGTCCGCCCCACACGCCGCGGCTGCCGGCACCTGGCAGCTGGGCGACCGGACCATCAACCGGATCGGCCTCGGCGCGATGCGCCTCACCGGCATGCCGTGGGACCCGGCGCCCCGGGACCGCGACGGCGCCATCGCCGTGCTGCGCCGCGCCGTCGAGCTCGGCGTGAACCACATCGACACCTCCGCCTTCTACTTCGTCCCGACCCGGTCGGCGAACGAGCTCATCGGCGCCGCCCTGCAGCCCTACCCCGACGACCTCGTGATCACCACCAAGGTCGGCGCGAGCCGTTCGCGAGACGGCGGCTTCGAGCCGTACGCGCGCCCCGAGCAGCTCCGCGGCCAGGTGGAGGAGAACATCCGCGAGCTCGGCCTCGACCACCTCGACGTGGTCAACCTCCGGTGGGGTTCCGGCATGACGACCGAGGCGGGACCGGTCGCCGACCATGTCGGCGCGCTCGCGGAACTGCGCGACGCCGGCCTGATCCGGCACCTCGGTATCTCCAACATCACCGCCGAGCAGCTGACCGAGGCCCTGACGGTCTCCCCGATCGTGTGCGTGCAGAACCAGTACGGCCTGACCAACCGCGCGGACGACGCCCTGCTGACCCTGTGCGGTGAACTCGGGATCGCGTTCGTGCCGTTCTTCGCCGTCGCGGCCGTGGTGCCCGGCACCAGCCCGCACGACGCGGCCGACGAGACCGGAACGGCGCAGATCGCCGCGGTCGCCGCCGCCCACGGCGCCACCGCGGCCCAGGTGCGCCTGGCCTGGACGCTGCACCGCGGCCCGCACGTGCTCGCGATCCCCGGCACCGGCAACGTCGCGCACCTCGAGGAGAACGTGGCGGCGGGCGCGCTCGAGCTGAGCGAGTCCGAGCTCGCGCTGCTCGACGGGATCACCGGCGGGTCGGCCTGA